The genomic region CGGCGAGGATGGTGGCGAAGGCGACCGCGGCGATGAACCCGAGGAACGGCGTACCGCCGAGGAGCTCCGCCACGAGCGGGGCGGCCATGTTCCCGCCCTTGTCGATGCTGGTGATCATCTTGCGCCCGACGAGCGCAGCGGCGCCGAAGCCGACGATGGGGATGATGATGTAGAAGTAGCCGATGAGGCCGGTGGCGTAGAGCACCGACTTGCGGGCGGCCTTGGCGTCGGGGACGGTGTAGAAGCGCATCAGGATGTGCGGCAGGCCGAGCAGGCCGAACATCAGCGCGAGGCCGAGGGAGATGGCGTCGAGGGGGCTGGTCACGAGCCCGCCCGGCTCGAGCGCGGCCTGCCCGTACTGGCCGGCCACGGCGGCGTAGAGGTTGCCCGGGCTGAAGTCGAACTTGCCGAGCACGAGCACGGTGAGGAGGCTCACGCCGAGGAGCAGCAGCACCGCCTTGATGATCTGCACCCAGGTGGTGGCGACCATGCCGCCGAAGAGCACGTAGGCGAGCATGATGCAGCCCACCAGGATCTCGGCGTACTCGTACTTGATGCCGAACATCAGCTTGATGAGGGCGCCGGAGCCGACCATCTGGGCGATGGTGTAGAAGAGCACGGTCAGGATGCCGCCCACCGCCGAGGCGATGCGCACCGGCGTCTGCCGCAGCCGGAACGCCACCACGTCGGCGAAGGTGAACTTGCCGAGGTTCCGGAGCGGCTCGGCGATGAGGAACATCAGCGCCGGCCAGCCGACGAGCCAGCCGGTGGCGTAGATCATGCCGTCGTAGCCCTTGAGGGCCACCATGCCGGCGATGCCGAGGAAGGACGCGGCGCTCATGTAGTCGCCGGCGAGCGCGAGGCCGTTCTGCACGGCGGAGACGCTGCGGCCGGCCGCGTAGAACTCCTTGGCCGACTTGGTCCGCTTGGCGGCCCAGTAGGTGATGGCCAGGGTGACGAGGACGATGAGGAGGAAGAAGGCGATGGAGGACGCCTGGGGGCTGCCGAGGGTGGTCTGCATGGGCTGGGCGCTGGGGGGCATGGGTCGGTTTCCTCGCGTGGGGGTCTGGTCGCCCTACTTCTTCAGCTGTCCCTTGAGCCGCTCGACCTCGGGGTCGTAGCTCGCGTTCGCCCAGGCCACGTAGATCGCGGTGAGCACGAAGGCGATGACGATGACCGCGATGCCCACCGGGATCGCGAGGGTGGTCACCTCGCCGATCTTCTGGGACATGGCCGGCTTG from Anaeromyxobacter paludicola harbors:
- a CDS encoding solute symporter family protein: MPPSAQPMQTTLGSPQASSIAFFLLIVLVTLAITYWAAKRTKSAKEFYAAGRSVSAVQNGLALAGDYMSAASFLGIAGMVALKGYDGMIYATGWLVGWPALMFLIAEPLRNLGKFTFADVVAFRLRQTPVRIASAVGGILTVLFYTIAQMVGSGALIKLMFGIKYEYAEILVGCIMLAYVLFGGMVATTWVQIIKAVLLLLGVSLLTVLVLGKFDFSPGNLYAAVAGQYGQAALEPGGLVTSPLDAISLGLALMFGLLGLPHILMRFYTVPDAKAARKSVLYATGLIGYFYIIIPIVGFGAAALVGRKMITSIDKGGNMAAPLVAELLGGTPFLGFIAAVAFATILAVVAGLTLAGSSAYSHDIYVSIIKKGKATEEEQMKTAKVATVIFGLAAVILGISFKGQNVAFMVGLAFSIAASANFPALLMSVLWKRFTTPGAVASILTGAFLSIGMIVLSPTVWVDVFHNATPIVGLKNPCIVSMSCAFAIGIIVSLLTPEPRAQEMFEDEKLRTYLGVGAE